The DNA sequence aatttacataaACAATTTACTTGATTATATTAACCGTTCGATTAGGCTTTTTGTTAACAACTCTCTTGTATATGACGTGATTTCTTCTGGTACTTACACATCACTCCGACAGTCTGACCCTAACAATATTTCTAGTTGATGTAACACATGAAAAATGAGGCTGAACACCACGTAGCGCAATGTAATGAAAATTTCTCGTAAACTCTCCGCCAGCACATGCAAGTATAACAATAATAGTTCCATTCTCGATGACGTGATTGCTTACACATACGTAGGAGTCCATGTTAACTCCAGCCTGCCTTACAACCGCGTATTAACTATAATTTTAATAATGCTAACCGCACTGTTGGGCACCTGCGCCGGAACTTTTCAATGGCCCCTTCTTCTCTTTAACTTCTCCTTTATAAAACTTTCATTAATTCCAAGCTGGACTATGCATCGGCTGTGTGGGATCCGTTCATTGAATGTCCTACTAGTTGCACCGAAGCTGTACACAATCAAAGCGCCTGTTTCATTTTTTCTAACTACACCGGTCTTTGCAGCGTTTCATCTATGATAACAGCGGTACGGTTGCCATCCTTTTCTTAACATGCGAAAATTGCATCACTCGCCTTATTCCATAAGATTTATTACCGTAAACCTAACCTTAAGCAATAGTTATTTTCCGTCTTTCAGTCATCTCATCTCGAATTGAGCATCGTCGTAAAGGGCTTGCTCCTTGTTATCATAGTAACCACCACTTTCATTCTTTAATTCCTCAAACATTTATTCGTTGGAACCACTTGCCCAGCATCATTGTATACATTACGGACCTCTGTGAACTTAAAAATTGGCTTGAAAAACATACCAGCTGATATTTATATTTTTCTCCTTTTGTACTTAATGTTCCCAGCGTAAGAACGCATATGACGCTTTTTGAAGAAAATTTTTCGACCGTGCGGATTTCCGCAGGACTGATTTGCCATATTGAGATATCCTGCGCTTTGAGTTATATGCTATTTTTGCATTGCCCAGCTATTGCCTGGCCCATTTAGCTATTTATCTGATATGTAGAAACAACCCCTTAAGCGTTAGATTCCTGGTGTAGGAGAAACTTCTCATTTGTAAATGTTAGTTTGTTAGAAACCCCCATAGATATCGTCGCAGCtacgtgctacattcgggtggacaTCAGCATTTCGCTTTCGTAAATGAGTAAAGTCATACACTTTAGTAGTGACGTATTTTGAAATTTACCAACATAGAACAAATTGCGCGTGAAAGCTGACGCAATAAGGGGACGGTAAGATGGAGCTTTGCAAACATTTGCTAAAATTTCTTGTTTCAGAAGAACAAGTCGTATTGAAGTCTTACTCTGCAAACCGCATAGCGTCCACAAACTGTGAACGTGCCCCTTGGAGCGTCTGCACGCCACCCTGAATTTTGGATACATTTCTTGTTAAGGAGACGCTTCATACACCGAAATAAAGTAACTAACCAATGATGGAAGGACCCGTAAGCCAGAGTGGTACCGACAGCAGCCCTCCCACGCCGCAGCAGAAAGTGAAGCATTCCAAGCCCACATGGTCCGAGACGATCACGGACTTGATGCACAGGACGTAGCCCTGCGCGACTCCCATAATGGAAGCCACGGCCACTAGACCCGCGTACGTCGAGACTTGTGTTACCACAACAAAGCAGATGGTGGCTACTAGAAAGCTCGCCACGGCCGCAGGGCAACGACAAGAGCTAACTTTGTCCGTTGCGACAGGAATCACCACCCGGCCAATGAGAAGTCCCACGGAGTTGTAAATCACAACTTGCTTGCTGTCTTCAAGTGTGCATCCCTTGTCGATACCGTAGGCGACCACAGTCGCGGTAAAGGTCACGAATAAGTACTCAGACATGGCCGAATAGAATACAGCCACGTAGAAAGGCCATGTTCGCATGCTCGCCATTGCAATTGCGAACGAACTGGCGGATGCTAACTGGCCGTTAATGATAGGAAGTGCCTTTAGTACATTTTCTGAAGTCGGCCGTTGCATAGGTTTGCTCAGAAGATTGTGCGCATCTGGATTATATGCTTTATCTTCTCGACTTCTTGTAAACGCACAGAAGGGAATTCGGGTTGGGCTTGGCGACTTAATCAGCATTGTGAATGGCAGTACGTGCAACAGTAGGCCTCCGGTTATAAGAAGGCAGCCTTCAACTCCATACATGTTCGCCAGGTGCCATAGTAGTGGTGTACCGGCCATTCCGGAAGTAGCTCTTGTAATCCACATTATTGCGAATGCAGTACCGCCGTATTTCTCGAAGTACAGAAGGATGTACAAGCTGAAACCAAGTAGTGCTGTGCCAATTCCAGCTCCTGCAAAAATTAAGAAATCGAGCAGTAGTACCTGTGTCCTTCAAAAACGAATAGCTAGGAATGGGAATATTTAAAAACCTTAAGTGTGAGGTACATCAGTTATCAAGAATGTAAAAATGCTATTGCAAGTACTCAAAAACGCGACCACATAATATGAGTCTTTCGGGTCTCGTGCTGTTGGCAGTAGGGACTTTATACTGAGGTTAGGAGGTATTCTGGAAGGGCTCACCTTGCGGACATGTCCCTTTCGTCTGCTACTGAACTTCcaattggctgtggcgcctggtTGCTGTGGACGCGCAACCCAGCCAAGAcgatcagaacttcaacagccgacgaaatggacatgtccactaggcggACTCTTGCAGAGCACATCCCTTGAAGGCATGCCCCATGTTCAGAAACATGAATGAGTGTCAACCAAAGTCCACGCGAAAGAAAACAAAGTCGATCTACTATATGGTGCAGGTATTTATGTACTTAAACTGCCTGATCAAAGATGTTTTAATGTTGCATAATTGTGCTATATTTTTGCATTTGCGTTAGGTTCTTCGTTTCACTGCCGAACCTGATGTCTTCTTTCAGATCCACTTCTCTTATCTTATCAAAATTTTCGTTCGCTTAattcttcgtttttcttttttacttgattTTTACGTGCATGTACGTCAACGTTGTTGCCTTTCTGGTCAACATTGGTTGGcatgcctttttttgtttttccagaTAGCAAATAAATGCAAGAGAATATATAAACGACCAGTAACGCTATGGCTGACGCGCTCTGTTCATAGGTGTACTCAGAGAGTACGAGCAAAATGTCTAGCTTATTGTACGGCAATGACGTAAATTGGAACATTCAGAGTTGATTATTTACTTTCTTTCTATAATACAAGAGCCTCGATTATGTTGATGTCATCAATATGGCCAGATTTGCTGTCTTTCAAAGATTACCCAGTTTACAAGAAGCGTGGTCTCTTCAAGCATGCTATATTCTGTGATGATAAGCTAAGTTATTTAGGTAGTACGTGAATTATAAGTGACATGTTTGTGCAAAAGAAGGATAAGCATATGTTGTTACACTAAATTTAAGTCTATCAGAGGTTATTGCTAATAAACAGGTTAGTCAGCGTTACTGTTATCATTGGCGCTGCATTTCGACTGAACCTTAGCGCTTCGCTGTGATATTATAGTATTTGCTGCAACACAGAAAAGGTGATAGTCTATAGTTGGGTGGCGACTCCATTGCTACGTTGACAGGTCAAGTGAGAGATAGAGATGGATACATTATAGCTATATTTGTGAACGTTCAATTATATATCGGATGTTTCACGTAACTTTAATCAAACATTCAATATATAGGAGTAGAACTTCTTCGGAGACCAATGGTACACTGAATTATTGAGAGTGTATATGTTTTGAACTCAAATCACATAAACAATAAGTTACGTTAAATTTTGCaatgtttaaaatatttattttagGGCAGTAGTTTCAGTTAAACTGTTGTTGAGCGTGttacaaaaaacaaataaagactTTCTTATGCCTTTATTGCGTTATTACCTTTTTCGGGCTCTGAAAAAAGCCAGCTAAATATAGAGAACCTGACATTGCTTTTCCCCTGCGTGCATCGATGACAGCACTCTCAACCGTCTTTCTACTCTGTTTGAAGACTCTCCGCACCTTCGGTGCAAAGCCCGACATTCGCCGCATTGTAAACCGACAAGTAATGCGTCGGTGCCTGCCATGGACGACAACACAGTCGTCGGGTTTCGATTGCTGCCAGCCAGGTGCAGAAGAGCCCACCGGTGCTTTTTTCACAACAGACAGGCTTTCTGGTAAGAGCTCGCTTTATTAAAGAAACGAGCGAGGGAGAAGAGAACGCCACGGAGAAACATTATTTTGTGTATCTTAGCACGCCCTTTTCCCATACGACTTATGCCTTTAAAATGAATGTTTTACATTTTACATAATAAATTTATATAGTCATGCCCAAATGGTCGCACTTCAAAAGGAGTAAGTCAAGACGACTGCAGACAATAAAGCGTTGGTCTTATTCACCTAAGCTCTACGACTCCGTTTTATCTCATTGGTTTTGTTCCTCGGAACAAGCGGTATAATAACACCATCTTTTGAATCCAGGGAGACAGTAGAacaccgtctctctctctcctcgtctTCCTGTGTAAACTATTTACCCCAGCGTTCGCCGGAGCTTTGTTGATGCAAAGTGTAAAATGCGCTTAGTCATACCATGGAGCACACCGAACGTGACAGACATCCAAACAATGTCCGGAGTGAAGGCGGAAGCCACGAGGCCTAGTGAAGCAAGGAGACCTCCCACTAGTGTGATGTGATAGACAGACACCTTATCTTGCAACTGGCTAACAACGATGCCTGCAAAGAAACGAAATCACAATGTCAGTGCGCCAGGACTTCCTGCATGTGGTCACCAACCctcaaaaaaaaacattgctatCTTTTATTACGGCACTCGCATTTTCTCCATAACCTGGCATTGAAAGGAGTTCTATACACGCTAATATAGCAACAAATGATACCTTGGTGTGTTAGCACCCCTACAAGCACAAAGCGCACTTTAGAACCTGCACTGCGCTGACGGCGGCAACTCTCCTTGAAAGTCGGCGAACGTTAATTGAAAGCATTAGCAAAGTCGGGCAACAATTAAGCATAAACAATACGCGCTCTAGGACAACACTTAAACCCACCGTGTGCGGTGCGGCGGTCGGAATCGTACACCTTTGTTTCCATTGCTTGCTTATATTATTGCGAGAACGTTAATCGACAAAAAGGACATATTACGGGACAACCAAGGTTTATTACTAAGAGGATGCTTGAGCGCaggccaaactccgacgcggcctattgaaatacatgttaAACGGcagaaaagcttttctgaaataactcctcaaccgattttaataaaatttgttgaattggagagagaaagtgaaatttTAGTGACTCTttgaagcgtaatttcgatttagagcctgaaaTTCGTTAAATATTTTTTAATTCGGAAGTTCGGAGAAAATACAGAAACGAAGTTTAGAAATTAAgcgctctgcatcaagaacagatatcgcggttgtgttaacgacatccattagatcgttcaaagcggacaaattctgtatgtcaatttatattgTTATGCTCGTCACAActtcttacgtgaattcgttacgttgtgtacaagggttctgaaaaagttgtattttcatAATACTAATCTTTCTTTATTGGATTCATAcctaacatataaattttgtccgccgCTTAATATGTACCATCAGCTGCAATTCagagaattgcgatatcatttttcattggtcAGTTCCAGAGTCTTAATCTTGATAATCTCGTTTTCTGAAGACATTCTATTTTTGGCTATTTTAGTAAAATTGAGGACTTAAATTAAAAATTCGAAAGGAATAGTAACTACATTTTAGGTTCTTCTTTGAAAtccaagaaacctcgtcaaatttcgtgaattggttgccgagaaaagcgaattaccctttcacatgtatttagatacgtgCACCCgtgctagagcttcctcttaatgggCCCCTAACCAGGccgcatagcaaattttggttatccgctggaagttgttacatgtcttCTAGGGGACGTTCCTGAATATATCTGCTGCAAATGTTTGctaattggctcattaatagccgagatagaaatgttTCAGTTCCGTGGACCCATGGTTACAGCAGGAgagcttcaccgcaaacattGACGCTCTCTCCGCTTGcgccgtctagcctctgcaaacgaaattccttccctgcattctcccatgccTGAGCTCGAGAatcgcgtgatgcatacgtcacgggccccgccttcatttcttttttctcgctttcttgcggcgcggcgcacttccggtTGTCTCGTTGCGCACCGCGCACGAATTTACGCGCTGTGCACGAGGGCACTTGACTAGAGGtctaagtcagtgctacacgaatactgaggcagacacaagggAATCACACAGCATGATACCGCGCTGGAAcgcggtagaaaatgacagtttcggtgtctgcgcgcgcgatcGCATGACTTGGGAACAcccagacgaaacggaagtacatcttcCTTGCTGCggcgcgaagtaaaacaaaaacatgcagagaTTCGGACTGtgttctttattatttctctaagctttactTCGTCCATTCAAGCAACGTACTTCACAAATCGCAAATGTTGCCTAcaataattatcgaagtcacgtgtcactacgagcgacgtcacagcgcgaacacgtgtacgtaggcgcactagtaCGTGTACGTCATCCACCGCCTTGGGGCGCGGCAGCCGCGAGGAAAAGGGAAAATGGCGTTCGGCTTGAAATTTCAGGTGTTTGCGCGGCACGTAGCGCTGTCATATTTTCCAGACActatcgttatcgcgcaatgtatgatctgcgcttgtcagctccaAATGGCCAGAGTTGCTGTTGAGACCCCATTTCAAGAACAGTTCATCTGCACGGACGAGCTCTTTCCAGCCAAGCCATTTACAAAGCGGCCCGAATTTCCATATTCCAATATTCCGATGAGGCGACTTCTCCGATTATGACATCTCCCATCTCCTCCCGAGGTGGTATTACACAAAACAGTGTGAGAAACGTAACACAGGGCTGCACGTAGTACACACCAATGCAAGCGGTGACAGCGGTCACGGAGAGGTATTAACATTACTGATTATTCTGCAAATGTCCTTCGTGTGGACTTTCCAATTTGAGCTtgagtgctgattggctgggcaaGGGTACGAACGAGGACGAGTCAGGCGCCCCCCTGCCAGCTTCCTTCTCGTACTgttccagccaatcagcagcggccaaaatggactAGCTCCACTATAGTTCGACACTTACGCAATATCCCTCCCCCCTGCGCCTTATGTAAGGCTCCGTTCCATACATGGCAGTCAACGTTGTGGAAGGTACACGAGAAGTTCCTCAAGAAAAGGTATCattccgcgcgttccgtctatgcttcgctgcacgccaacagcgttcgctcgcgcgatcATGCAGGTGAGGCTCCTCGCGATCAGTTGCAAatagctccccccccccaaaaaaagaaagaacaaatgaaAAATGATCTTAAATATCTCATTAGCAGCCGTATagcacagtgtgtttgtttctaaggaatGAAACTTGTTTCGTTCAGTAATGAGCGTCTATAAAAaaattggccgacgattacgctcCTTGGTAATGCGatattttgagcgcagctgctgccttcaCCGACAagcaaccgcatacagaacacgcagtgcctaacggaggcggttctgcgtttcggattgggcagcgcacaccgcgatccgccgctatcgagccggcACTCCGGCGACGCGCCATCGCGCCGTCACCGCCGTGGAGAGGAGGTGGCAAAATCGAAACGCTCCAAGCGTCTGAAGGCGTCTTTTTccctgcgataaattcataaggttCGTCGTGCTCCCtaacgggttgcagaatcaagcgtctttcctttctttagatcactatcatcatcattagaTCATTCAGAAGGGCGTTTGCCGTCgtttgtcgatacatgcgtccgtggcttgaTCACTTCCACTTTAGCCACCGAGGTGAGCGGCAGCGCAATGTCGGGCTCTTCACGAGCGGTCACAGCGGCCCACTCGGGCTGCGGTAACAGGATTGTAACTGAAGTCGACAAGGATTTTGAGATTATTTTGCCGCATTTGCCAACAGGTCGTGTTGTTTTGAACGCAGTGTTCATGCACGGAGATCTTCCAGCACGGCCCTACAGGGTCGAAGATTTCCGGGACGCTTTGCACAAGGAACGGCGGCGCCCTGACGTCATGGCTTTGAGTGCCTACCGGATCAAGGACCTGTGGGCCGTGACAAACAGCGCGGAAGCGACGAAGTGGTTGGCTGGATTGAAAGACTCGTCACCGACCCGCAGGGGCAGCAGGTGAGGCTCTGGCTTCATTGGTTGCTGCACGCCGTGGCAGACGACGACGTGTGCACGGCGTTGGCGGCGTCTGGCAAAGTGATCGAGATTACTCGGGGTGCTGGCGTATGGAGGGAGTGAACGAGAAAGGACCGACAGCTCGGACTGTGCTCCTGAAGCTCAAGAGCCGTCTGACTGTTGAAGACTTGCCGCACCAGATTCGCGTCACCGGGGAACTGGAGCTGTTGGTTGCACCAGGTCGGCCTATGCAATGCTTGCGATGCCATGGTTCGGGGCATGTGCTTCGCGAGTGCAAGGTGCCACGTTGCCCCAACTACCGGCGTTTTGGTCAGTCTACGCCGAGTGCATTCGTTCCTACGCCACAATGACGGGAACAGCCGATGACGAGGATTCAATGATGCACATTATGGACGTGACCGAGACAGAGCACGCAGCGAAAGGTATTGGGAACGGGACCACAACTAGTCCACATTGCGATACCTCAACTCTAGCAAGATCGATCACAGGCATTACACAGCCCGCCAGACTCTGTAGCGAAAACGGCTGAGGGAACAGATGACTTTGCAAAAGATGTAAGTTCTCATGTAGCCGAAGCATCCACACTAGTGTCtaaacggaggggggggggggcacgacaAGCGTCCCTCGTATTGCAAGTGCGCGCCTGGACGCTGTCGACGCGTCACCGAACGCCAGCGACCTTTTCCAGAAATCAGCGATGGCTTCTCAAACGTCACTTACACTCGCCACTTTAAACATTCGAGGTCTGGCCTCTAGGAAAAAAAAGTCAAATGTACCGGTTGGTAATGGAAGAAGATCTTGACGTCTTGGctttgcaggagacgaaagtggAAGGTCACGGCGAACATCCTGTGGAGGTTCACTGCATGGTCTACGCCGTTGTGAGCCACGCTATTGGCAGGCCCGGAGGTTGGGTCCTCCTTCTTCGAAGGAGTACAGGATTGTCAGCGCAAAATGTTTCATGTTTATCCGgtagatttgtgctgtgtgaCTTCACATATAGTGATATTGCATGGCGTGTTATGTGTGATTATGCTCGAATTTGGGCACAGGAACGCGTAAATTTCTTTTCTGTCCTAAGACAGTATTTTTCCATCGATAAGCTTGTTTTGGTTGGGAATTTTAATTGCATTTTCAATGCAAGTGATAGGTCTAGTGGTAGAATGGTTAGACAAAAGCATTGATGTGTTGTCGCAAGTGATGGCAGACTATGAGCTAGAGGATATTGCAGAGTGCCTGGAGGGCTGCCGAGCTGTGAAGTACACTTATTTTCAGGGTAGCAGCCATGCCCGCTTGCACCGATTGTATCTGTCAGTGGAATCGATCCGAAAGTGTCGCAGGTATGGTGTTTCGCCGATATCGTTTACTAATTACTGCCTTGTAAAATGTAAGCTAGGATCAAAGAAAGAGAGCAAGAGTTTTTCATGGGAGCAATGGACATTGAATTCCAATTTATTAAGGGATGAATATTTCAATGAAGCAGTGATGCACGAAATTAAGATTATTCATGAAGATAATGGGAACAAAATAGAAGAGCGGTGGGAACTTGtcaagcaagaaataaaaattaaagCGATACAAAGATCAGCATTTTATTGTTTAaagccaaaaagaaagagaaaaggttTAAGATGAGTTTTGAAAAGCTAACAGCGCTTGAATGCGAAACGCCAGGTGTGTAGGCCGAAGATCTGCGTAGTATCTGTAAGAAAAGTCGCGCCCGGTGGAACCATATAGATGATATTGAAGATAACTGGATAGAAATGACAGACAATAACAGCATAGGACGTGCGTTTACTCGACATTACGAAGCGCTTTTTGCTTCTAGACCTGTGAATGCAGAGAGGTTTAAAGAATGATTTCTTGAGAGAATGCAACGGCTGCACGATGACACCAGAAGATTGTTGGAATCGCCCATATCACATGATCCCAGTCGCTTTCGCCAACGTCCAGTGATAGACGACACCCgttaaatacctaggcgtccCGCTGGAATATTACAAAATAACGATGAGTATTGGCAAGAGCAGCTGGAGAAACACAGATAAAAACGAAGAAGTGGAAAGCTGGGCCCCTGTCAATATTTGCAAGAGCTACTGTTTGCAATCTATCTTTTGTCCCAAAACTGTGGTATGTAATTCAGGTATTGCATTGTTCACGGGTAAACATGCTGAAGTTGCAGCGAGTCTTCGCAGTATTTGTGTGGACTTCGAATTGGGAACGATGTAGCCGAATGAATTTGTTCAGACGAGTAAAAGACGGAGGTTTGGGAATGACGCACGTCAATATGCGACAGGTCATAAAGGGGTTTTTATTTGGCGCGACGTAAGCGATGCTTTCTTGCGCAAGGTGTGCCAAGTGAGGCTAAGGAGTGAATTGTCTGGTTATCTAGTCTGTACAGAGAATATTATAGGCCCTGTTTGTGGATTTCTTAAAGAAGTTGTTTTAAGTGTACGGTTCCTCTCCATTACATTTTCAAATGAGTACCTTTTTTTCATGGTAACGTAAAAGTCTGTACAAAGCTGTATGCAATGTAGTTCTCCCTGTTAAATTGTACAGGGCAATATAGAGTGGACGCCAAGTGCAAAGCGAGCTTAGGCGTTGAAAAGAATAGATTTAATGCCAGTGACcaagtatttcttttttaagctccacacaTGTATGCTGCCTTTCAAAACCTTTTCAGAAGATCGCGGTATTTTCGTACCCTGGGTGTCAAATTGCTTGATTTGCAAGAAACTTGAAACAATAGATCATGTATTTCTAGATTGTTAGGTGGGTGTCTTCATTTGGGACGTACTTTAGAAGACCATCAAGAAAGACTTTCCGCTAGATCCACAGGGTATTAGAGATTTATGTATAGAAAAAACGATGTACTGCAGTTTGACCTTATTATGTCAGTTGGCCTTCACTGTCTATGGCGCGTCCGTATGGCGGGGTTTCACTGCGATGGGTATGCTCGGCCTGCACGAATGATTTTTCGAGAGTTTCCAGATTTGTAGAAattcagaaagcaaaaaaatgtgTAACTGCGTGGCTGTCGAGGTAGGAACCCTTGACCGCGCTCGAAGAATTCTAAAATAGTCAGCCCAGTAAGGCTGACACTAGGTGCTGAAAACTTACTTGTTTGTTTTCTTAAAAGCCATTGTTTTCATTAAAAGTCGTCTTGTTTTCTTAAAAACCATTTGTTCTTTGATATAGTAGTACAAAATAGGCTATAAATAAAAAAACCGATCGTTCCTTAATGGCGTCAATATCCGGCTTCTGTGCTCGAGGTGctgtgttcaaatcctgccgtcggacaattttattaatgtatatttaattatttattacgaaGTAAATTGTTGAAAACGACAAGTTTACAAAGTGATAAAGCCATTTAAATAGGGAAGGACGAAAtataggcaaatccatgtacttcccataattctaATGCTGGTACAACCGCCCCTATTGCAGCTCCTTGAgatactagcgccagagttccctctagtaattattgtatgaaactgtatGGAGAGGGGAGAGGAAAACTCACGCCAcgcgcgagagatggcagcaggagcgcggATGATGGCCTTCGTCGTTACGGCGAGGCCGGCGGCGACAAGAAACGACGGAACGGGCGCCAAGTAGCTGCGCTGTAAAAACAGTTGCGCACTAT is a window from the Dermacentor variabilis isolate Ectoservices chromosome 3, ASM5094787v1, whole genome shotgun sequence genome containing:
- the LOC142576393 gene encoding monocarboxylate transporter 10-like, which translates into the protein MTLRGSPSKPLDLAGRPVPMDRCWSVPLAAAFSAFLLVMNSSCYGFLYVLFMKKYGISHAEAAWPSSALVIAGSSVCIVVSQLQDKVSVYHITLVGGLLASLGLVASAFTPDIVWMSVTFGVLHGAGIGTALLGFSLYILLYFEKYGGTAFAIMWITRATSGMAGTPLLWHLANMYGVEGCLLITGGLLLHVLPFTMLIKSPSPTRIPFCAFTRSREDKAYNPDAHNLLSKPMQRPTSENVLKALPIINGQLASASSFAIAMASMRTWPFYVAVFYSAMSEYLFVTFTATVVAYGIDKGCTLEDSKQVVIYNSVGLLIGRVVIPVATDKVSSCRCPAAVASFLVATICFVVVTQVSTYAGLVAVASIMGVAQGYVLCIKSVIVSDHVGLECFTFCCGVGGLLSVPLWLTGPSIIGFFRDKKGSYDFLYVMLAVLCFAQAVLLGLLTWREAMQRREPRGQRFCEVVLSELQHIKEPCVV